GCTTTGGCGGCCTGAAGAAACACTTTGGCTGGAGCAGATCGATCTATATGGGTTTGCAAAACACCTCGAACTATCTGCTTATGGGTGCCATAGCCTTCAACCTCAAGCGTGGCCTGAAGATTTTGCGAACCTGAGATAGGAGAGGTCTGCCCGGATTTTTGGAAAAACCCAAAAATGGGCCTCTTGAGAGGGCATTAGAGAGGAAAAACCATCAAAACAGACCAAAAAAGACCTGTCGGATCAGAAAAGCTTATGTGGAGTAGGGTGAATTCATATCAATTGTAGAGCGTGTGCATTATTCAACAGTCTCCCTCTATAAACATGCGTATGAGAAAAACGGGGGTGGGCGAAAAAATCTTCAGAAAGCGCCAGAAACTTTTGCCAGCGGTATCTTCCGGTCCGCCGATCTGATGAAAGCCATCGCCCAAAACGCCTACAAACCTGGTTCCTGAAAAACAAAGTGGAAGGAAAATCCTGCGCCTGCTCCAAAAAGCGCCGGAACAGGAAATGACCCCACAGCCGGCTGCTGTGCCTTTCGCACATGACCTCCCGGGAGTTCCGAGGCTGCATCGAATCACTGATCGAGAGGCAGGCTATCATCTGCCACAACCGGAGGCGGGAAATAACAAAATCGCCTTGCGATACGTGCTGAACCATGTCCTGAGCGACATAAACATCCAATGAAATATTAACAGGCCGGCACACGCCGGCCTTTTCTTCCCCAAGTCAAATTAGCCAAATTAGCAAATTAGCACGTCTCATACCGGCGCCGGGGGGCTGGGATGACATGATTATGGAACTGGATATACAATATATTGGTGTATATATAGTTATATATATTATACACTAATTTAGTAGGTATTAGTAGTTAGTAGGTTTAATAGTATGTAATACAGTATGTTGATGTGTCTCTGAGTCCAGGATGCCAAACAACTGCCCAGCGCCGGTGTGAGACGTGCTAATTTGCTAATTTCGCTAATTTGCCCGGTAACAAATTCCGCAAATTCACAGACCCCGGTCTTGACCCCGGGATTTCTCCACTTTCGCCATCCCGGACTCTAGAAAGTATTAAAACACAATAACAGAGGAACGATGAAAAGATTCATTCTGGTTGTCGTGTGTTCGTTGCTGCCTCTGGCAAATGGATTCTATGACGCGCAAGATTCTGGGGATCTGGCAGAGGACGGACCGGAGCCCCAACTCCATGAACAAATCCAAGCCTGTTCGAATAAGTGGTTGGAGGAGCATCGGCAAGGATACCAGTTCATTAAGTATATGACAAAGGGGGCTTAAAGAGCAGTAAGCACCCGGCAGACGCAGTGCCCTGCCAGCCACGCCCTTAGCGCCTGCGATATTCCCTCTCCCACGTCTCTCGCACGATGCCCGCACCGGACGCGGGAATCATGCGGGAGGCGAAACCAAGGCAAAAGAAAGGGCCTTAACGGCCGGACCACACGCTGGCGTCGAGCGGAGCATCGACGGCAGCAATGAATGATTCTTCCAGTCCTTCCTGCCGTCCATGCTCACTGTGTTCGCTGGACGCCAGGCTTCAGGCTACGTCATCCCAGACGTCACCGAGCACGCGAGGTGACATTGATCCGGGATCCATAACGGGAAAAGAACTGGATTCCGGGTCAAGCCCGGAATGACGTAGGTTTAGGGTTGGGTGATGGTTGTTTCTGGATTCAGGGTCAAGCCAGGAATGACGTAGGTTTTAGGCTGGGTGATGGTTGTTTCTGGATTCAGGGGCAAGCCAGGAATGACGCAATGGGGCCGCGCTTTTATGTGGGCCTTTTCTCTGTCCACGAATTACACGAATTCACAATAATTGAAGAGGCCTCACATAGATTTCACGGATTACACGGATTTATCCGTAAACAGGAGAGAGGGATGACGCCGGGTATCCAGCATCATCCCTCTCGAATTGGCAATGGTATGAGATTATTCGTCAGCAGCGGCTTGCATCAGCTCCCGCAGATGCTCGACATAGGGACCGGCGCCACCATCCTGATAACCGGTTTGTGCGATCAATTCTTCCTGAGAGTTGATTATCAGTATCGTGGGGAAGCCCTCTATATCGTATTTCTCCGCCAGGGCTTGATTTGCTTTGGCCACCTCGGGCGGAAGCTTTGTCTTACTTGGGAAGTCGATGGTGAGAAGGATCAGGTTTTCCTTCGCGAAGTCGATGAATTCCGGCTGGACAAAAACTTCGTCCCGAAGCCTGAAGCACCAGGGGCACCAGTCGGAGCCGGTGAAGTTGATGAGAACAGGAAGACCGAGTTCTTCGGACAGGCCCAGGGCGAGCTTGTAATCCGTGATCCAGGTTCCCGGCTCGTAAGCCGTTTTCGTGGTGTCCTGAGCGCTAACCGCATCCGAAGCGGGCTCGATCGCCTTGTCTCCGGCCTGGCAGCCTACAATCAGGATCAGGCTCAATATCAGCATTAGGGTTAGTTTTTTCATTGTGATACCTCTTTGTCGTTAATGAAAGTTTTCACTATGATATTGGCCGCCTTGGCAAGCATAGCGTGCACTCCGCAGTATTTCTCCATCGAAAGCCGGACAGCTTTGATGACTTTTTCCGGCGGGAGAT
This sequence is a window from Candidatus Cloacimonadota bacterium. Protein-coding genes within it:
- a CDS encoding thioredoxin family protein produces the protein MKKLTLMLILSLILIVGCQAGDKAIEPASDAVSAQDTTKTAYEPGTWITDYKLALGLSEELGLPVLINFTGSDWCPWCFRLRDEVFVQPEFIDFAKENLILLTIDFPSKTKLPPEVAKANQALAEKYDIEGFPTILIINSQEELIAQTGYQDGGAGPYVEHLRELMQAAADE